The DNA sequence GCGAGAGGCAGCATgtccagagcagcctgcagtggcctgtgaggtggcagcagctgagaggcTGAGCAGTctggagctctcctgtgcaCTGTGCTGTGTCACCTCCAGCTCAGCTTGGACTGCTGGCTGTCTTAGTGGAAAGGCTGCTCTTCCCCtgaaaatattccctgtggAGTGAGGAGTCCTtggcttttcccagctgtgttctgcATCCAGCACTGGCTATGATATGATTGACTGTAGAAGAAAATGTCCTCACATGGTCACCTCACCCCTAACAATATGTGTGTTTAGCCTGTCAGCCTTTAACAAAATAGCACTAAACCATTTAACTTGAATTCAGGAACTAAGCAGTTCATCCTTCCTTCAGGCAAGCCCTTCTTCATCAGAGCCTCATGACAGTTCTGCCTCAGCCTCAGGCAGGAGCTTACTGACATTCACCTTGCTGGCATCCATTTTTAAAGGTGTCTCAGGTGgggctgtctgtccctgtggctTTTAACAAAGCAGTTACTTTCATTCATTGGGTTTTTTCGCCATGATGAGAAGTTGCTCTGAAAAGACAACCCTCCCTCCCACTAGCAATAGAACCCCATGAGCAACAGAATGTGTCAGGGTGTGTGATCTCACCTCTGCCCTGTGTTGTTGGAGGCCTCTGCACTGCCACGTGCCTGGTGCTGAGTAGATTCTGCATCACAGCAGCCCAGTCCCAATTCCAGCTGCTAAAGCTCTGAGTGCTGGGGTGTGCAACTGAGGTGCAGGAAAACTTCTTGAATAATTTATCAATGTGACATGGGGCCAATGAAATCACCAAGTGCAGCAGCCTCATGTGATTCTTTCCTCTGGACTTTGCTTAACAAATGTAGATGACAATGCAGGGATTGCAAGGCTATCCTGTCAGAATAACCTGGGTCCCACTTGCTCTTCACTGCTGTCTCCCTTGCACCTTGCCATGGAGCAGCTGGACTCAACATGGCATGAGCTGATGTGGTCCTTTGTGTGAACTTCTTGAAGCTGGTAAATTGCTGGAGAGCCTGATACCTCACCACTGTGAAGGTTATATAGGGTTGGTTGTGTGTTCCCTTCTATAGGGCACTCAGTAGTGCTGACCCTGTCCTTGAAGTGGTTGTGAAAAGAACAAACATATTAACAAAggtaaaagaaatattataGGTAACAGGAACGTGTCTCTTGGTCACCTGGGTAGGTGGTGGGCAGGGGAGGCTATTCTGTGTCAGGCTGATGACCCCATGCTTGATCCAGAGACTTGGTGCATGGAGGGGCCTCTTAGTATGTTATGACAGCTAAATATGATTAGTAATTAGCATCTTTAAGCAGATTCAGGGTGGGTATGGTGGGATTATCTGgcattgttttccttctggtgTTTCATGGCAGTGTATTTGCACTTCTCTAACTTTGTGGCTTTCACATGTTAATAATGTGTGGATGACAGTTTTAATCTTCAGAAAGAAGCATCTCTTCCTCTGAATCACTTTGTAAGGAAATGAATAGCAGTCATGGTTCCCATGTTCCAGTGGCATGCCACTTAAAATCTGGAATACCTAACACCTTTTCCAAAATTAACCACAACTAGGATCAAGGTGCACAccaatatataaataatatagcAACAGTATATGAGCAATCACGGGTGTGGCTTCCATGTATGATTCAGACAAAATAATGAGCTCTGTGGATGAAAATAGGCATTTGGGTGGGGATTATGCAAGGCCTGAATTATGATGCAGGATGGGTGGGGGTAACACCTCTTTCAGTTTACAAATGCTAATCACAAGCTCAGCAGCCAGAAATTTCTGCAGTGCTATTTAACGAATATTAATAAGTATAATTAAATGTTGTGTGCTAGATTTTCAGTGCCAGGAAGCTGTGTGAAACAGACCATTTGCTGtatgttttcagttttaaatgaATACAAACTGTTCTGAAAAGCAAGCTGACAGGAAATGGAAAGATTAGCCTACCTTACAAACAAAAGTTTACCCTCGGAACATTGAGTACACCCAAAGAAAATCAATAGGTTACCTAACTGCAGAGTGCCTACAAGCAGATAAAATGAGGGTTTACCTTCATCCCCAATTTCCTTCTTGACATAATCCTGTGAGTATGTATTTAACATACAGCTTGTAATATTAAAAGTGTTTATAAGGGCCACAGTCTGTAATCATGAGTTTGAAGGCTGGGAATTCCACCATGACTGATCTGGCCATCATCTCAACCCTGAATTCTTGACAAGACTTGGTTTGAACACCATCAGCAACTACTCTGCTTCAGTAACTGCCCTTGCAAAATTGGTGTCTTTGCCCTGGACTAGAAGggtgctttattttttcatgtcaaACTTAACAATTCACTCAcactatttaaaaaacaaaaccaaggctgcagcaggagcacatgTGATGTTGTTGGGTGCTCTTGTGCAGTTTCAGGATGGTAGTAAttgtgcctgctgcagcctgggagtgAATGGAAAACTCTTAATGACAGCAACAACAATCAGTACATTTAAATGACTGCAGATTTTAATGATGTTGTCAATCAGCATACTTCCGAATCAGGTTTACTTTCTGGTTTATCTCTTGTGATGCAAAAGAAGCTGATGATCAGCTACAGCTCTGTGTTATTTACTGACTTTATCTGTTTAACAGCAAGTTAATATGGTGAAGTTAAGCTAATGGGTTTTTCAAGTCACCTAGTACTACCACAGCCtcttcttttcaggaaaaagtgAGGCACATCCTTTCCTTTAGTTACAGCCAGACTCAGCTCCTCTGGGTTGATTTGCCAGTCAAACTCACCAAGTAAAGGGTGTTTTGCAAACAGGGTGAATATGACTGATGCCTTTTGCTGTCAGTTGTTACTCATTGTGCTTTTCCTTGTGCTATCAATGGGTttgagcctggaggagagggCACCCAGCACTCTCCTCCCATTCTCACCAGCTTTGCTGCCAGACACATTGCAATGATCCTGGgcccactgcagggctgtgctggaccCAGCCCTCTGGAGTTTATTGTGGTACAGCCCCTTTgcccaccacagctgctgcctcctggcacCAAGGAGTCCTCCCTGGCGTGGCTGGGTGGTCCCAACAGGGCTCCCGAGGGGTGGAGGGGcgtgctgagggcaggggagcagtgTGGGCAAACTTCTCAACCTTCTCCTTCAgtcagggctgtgagcagcactgccctgcttcAGCGCAAATTCCTGGACCCTCCAAACTTCAGTTTATCAAATTGTAACTGCTTTGAAGTGTGATTATTCCAGTCAAATCTAGCTCTCAGAGGCAAGCTGTCAGGCCTTGCTCAAGTGAGTCCAAACTCTAAATATTCAAACATGTGATGAGGCTGTTGCAAAAGCATGTTGTGTCCTGACAAGTCTTATCATGTGCCAGGGGATGAGCAGAGAAATGTCTTCTGGCCAGAACTTGCAAAGCTTCCCCCACAGCTCTACAGCCTTAATTACTCACttggaaaatgaaatagtttTTGGATCATGCAGACTGATTCCCAAAGCACAGGAATCTGGTGTCTAAGAATATGTGCAAGGCTTCCACCTGCTTTTCAGTGGTCCCTTCACAAAAAGAACCACTGAATTGTGGACCAAGTCCTCAGTGGTCCAAATTCTTGGTACTACagaattttaaagataaaacaGTCAAGTTTTACAGTGTTAGACTTGCCTGTAAGTTACTTTCCTTGCACTCAAGAGGCATTTGAGCTCTGTAACCTGTTTGAATGTCTTGCTCACAGCCAAGCAGTTCCTTGCTTAACTCCTGAAATGTTAACTTCTTAACATTGTGCTGTAATTCAGCTGACACACAGCTCGCAATAGCAAAGCCAACATCACTACCGTGACTTTTCTGTTTAATACTCAGGACTAAGTGGCCAATACCAATACCCTCAGCAAAGGagtatgcaattttttttttctaagagaaAAACACGTGGAGGTTAGATTAAGTCTTAAATGTTTTAGGAATTATATAAGACCATTCAAAAGTGTAAGTTTTATAATGGTTTTAAGTCTTTCAGCACTATAAATATGATAATAGCTTGTACACAGAAGTAGCTCAAGTAAAAAAGCTTCTGTTGCTACATTAGCTGTGTTTTAGGGCACCTCTGCTGCTaacagaagtgaaaaaacaTGCTGGaatgcagggcaggaggtgctgtaACAAATACCCTGTTGTATACCAGATATGTTTAAGGTAAAAATGTGGAGTATCAGGAATGGAGTGGGACCCAGAGGCAAGAGCCAGGAGAGATTTGTAGGGCAGTTACTTGGGTTTAGAGGGAGTTCTACTGGAATGACAAGTACTGAGACTGTGCCAGCTCTAACAGTCTGcaagggagagctgcagcctggcagtgtCTGTTTGCTGCAGCACTGATGGTGGAACTGAGAGTTTACATTGCTTGGGGGTCCTAGAGTTACAGCCTTCCCCTTAAACATAAGCAGTTTGAAGTATAGATTTTACCTTTTCATCTTATGAAAATCCAGGGGGtggagggaaagcagagctttCAGTAGGCTGAATGTGAGTGGAAAGCCTTGCACAGGATTAGGTAACTTGTTTATGTTTTGAAGCCTATCACCTGCACGGGCCCTTAGTGCTGTGGCACTTCAAGCCCCTTCCTAAATAAATCTCAGCAACCCTCCAAGGTATAAGAGCCAAGGGATTGGGCATTACTGAAAAACTGCATCTGGCATTTGTCACATCCAGTACACAACTCCAAGGCTGGTACcctgttttattctgaaataaaccCACTGACAGAGACATCCCCACTGCCAGACCAAGGCAAGTGTTtgcctgcacacacagccagaGGATCAAAGTTGTGTGATGCTTTCTCTCTTCAGTAACCTCATCCATGGCTGGCATACTGTGCTGAAATACACTTGCTTTGTGATAAGTATTCACAATTTCTTTCCCCTCTTAATCATGCTGTTTTTTAGCAGGTAAGGAATTGAGGACAGGAACACTACTGCCCTTTCCTTTCTGTACAATGGTGGCTAATGTGCTATAGGTGACtctagaaaaaaaccaaaatcattAATAATGTTAAGCCAGATAACTTAATCTTACAGGATGTTTTATTGTCAGCACAAAACTATAGATACCATGCTACCAGTTAGTAGGGtggaattaaaattaatgatGTGCAATGTGAGTTATTGAACACTTCTGCAGAAATCTTGAATTAAATGCAAGCTGAATTCAACATCTGTTGCACATTTAACATTACTAACTTTGAACTTTCTAGTAATGCAGTTGCACTattcaataaaacaaaaaaccaaaatgtatcataaataagtattttataaCTTTATTAAACTCAAGACATGACAATATTCAAAATACaaagtgaattattttttattcaataCTGTACACGATGCAGAAATATCAGTGCATTTCTATAGCATGTATTTCACCTTCATTTAGTTTGtactaaaacaaataaaaagtaagCTTAAAATAGCTCAAACATCTCATTCAGCAGTTTAAACTGTAAACACCTTGTTTACTTCTGTTAGGAGGAACACATTCATCTTCTGCACTCCTGTTAATGAGCACCCTTTCTCTTGTGCTTATCTGTGAGAGGATAAATGTAACCAAACCGAGCACAAGAAACTGCCAAGGTGGCACCTCAGTGAACTTCAGTGAATGGCTGAGGCACAGTgaggaaaaacagcaaaagcagcatcTGAAGCAGCAAGAGATGGGACTGACACTGTTCATAAATGGAATCATGTTTTTTCCTCAtaccctcttcctcctcccctaAAATACTGAACAGAAACCAGAACACAAGGCCAGCTTGtgcttctgtgtttctgtatttAATACAGTCATAATTTCAGACTCCAGGTGAGCACATAGTTGTTACTGCCTACCTAATagcagccctgtggctgctcaggacaCATTCACACATTTCTAGGATCCAgcaggaaaagagcagcagcagaggcttaGCAATAGCTGGTCCAAGTCTCTTCTAGGAAAGACTGCAAAATTGAGCCAAGTGTGTCTAGCAACTGAATTCACAAAATCTAACTCACTTGAAAAATCTATTAGCATCAAATTAATTTGTAAGATAGATTAATCTTTCAGAATGCACTTCCAATATGCCTGCCAAGTCTTGAAGTGGGTATCATATCTTGCATTTACCTTCTTATCAGACATATCCCAGTAAAAGAGGACAGTCTGTTCTCAGTAAAATTACTGTGTAaaagaaattttggaaaatagcTATTACAAAAACTGTACTGCATTACTTGGTCTGTTGTCTGCTTTATAAGTGACTCTTAAGCAAAgatcaatttttaatttttttttttttaataattttgacTACCAAACATGTTCATCTAGGTAGCATACAACTGGCCAACTGTGATTACTGTCCCTCCGTGTCTCTCTGTAGATTTTCAGCTTACGTACCAGGACAAGAAAAGTCTTAAGAAACACATTGAATATATGCAGCATAAGAGGACTTTACCATCCACTTTTCAGTTCTCAGAGTACAAACTGCTCCTACTTCATTATCTGTAAGAACCTTGTAACATGGTAAAGTTCAGCTCCATCCCAAGCAActgagctgagcctgtgctCCCAGGCACTATGGGGAAACCACGTAGGACAGGTGTTTTCTTTTCAGGGGACCACCTATGTCCATTCTGGGCTTTGAGTCCAGTTTTATTGGGGCTGAGGTGGCTGTGCAGTTACCAGACCAGGACTGAACCTCAGTGTTAgagctcctctcctctgcttctCTGAAGAATTTCTCATACTTGTCCAAATAGGGAGGTCTCTCTGGTAGCAGATAGTAGTGCGTTGAACTGGCCTTCTTACCGTTTTCAATAATTGGAAGAATGCAAGGGACCCTGTTGGAAGATCCTTCACTGTTTTGTCTTTGTAGAGCTTTGCTGCTGACGTATTTAGGATCAGGTGCAAAGCTCTGGGTGGGGGGCATGACCCCATTGAGGTATGATGGGAGGcttttggggctgggggtgcgGGAATTGCTGCGTGACAAAGGCTCTCGAGGGGGCACTTTGGGGGGCCTGTCTTCATCACTGTATGCACTGGAAGCAACCTCTGCTGACCACCTCCTGTAGTCTGGCTTGAGAGCCCGTGGGGGTATGGGAACCCTTGGTGGAATCTCTGGTTTATCTTCATCAGAAGTTGGAGATGACCTGTTGAAGTGTCCAGTTAGTCTTACTATGGGTTTATTGAGAGATCCAGCTGGCCCAGAGTGGGACCTTCGCAGGCGTCGATGCAGCTGCTGGGGGGGAGGATAAATACTGGATATGTACACATTTAGGCTCTGTGTAGGGTTGGCATCTTCTGGTTTTGGTCCTGCTGGAGCATCAAAATACGCATAATTGATTTGTCCACAGCCCCTAAAGCTCCGACGGCTTGGAGCACTGGATTTGAAAGGAGGAAGTTCATAATCTTCTAACAAAAAGTCAGTGTCTGAGCTAGTCAGGAATTCTACCTCTTTGTCAACCTCATCTGGAGTAAAGTCTTCAGATATAGGCAGAGGGGGTAGTGGCCTGCAGCTGCGATCATTAGAAGACGCAGACAGAAATGGAATTGGTCCATTCTTTATTGGCATGTGAGGAGGTGTTTCTTCAGAAACACAGCCCATGGTCAATGACAGTTTACTAAAGCCAGGAACGAGGTGGTCGTCGTACCTTGAAATTGGCTGTTCATTTTTGGGACTTACAGGAGGTGGGCTGGATTTCTGAGATGGGACTTGGATGCAACTTCCAGCAACGTGGTCATTCATGGAAGCCTGGTTGGAAGAGTGCCCTAAAAAAGTGAGAAATTCTTAGAGACACTTTTCTAAGTAATACTCCAGCACATGACCCTGTCACTGCACATTTAAT is a window from the Molothrus ater isolate BHLD 08-10-18 breed brown headed cowbird chromosome 23, BPBGC_Mater_1.1, whole genome shotgun sequence genome containing:
- the ERRFI1 gene encoding ERBB receptor feedback inhibitor 1 — encoded protein: MSTAGVAAQEMRVPLKTGFLHTSQGMGSLKTCWGTHSGFENTFFSVDPIAVTYNLNPSTEQHLPSIGHSSNQASMNDHVAGSCIQVPSQKSSPPPVSPKNEQPISRYDDHLVPGFSKLSLTMGCVSEETPPHMPIKNGPIPFLSASSNDRSCRPLPPLPISEDFTPDEVDKEVEFLTSSDTDFLLEDYELPPFKSSAPSRRSFRGCGQINYAYFDAPAGPKPEDANPTQSLNVYISSIYPPPQQLHRRLRRSHSGPAGSLNKPIVRLTGHFNRSSPTSDEDKPEIPPRVPIPPRALKPDYRRWSAEVASSAYSDEDRPPKVPPREPLSRSNSRTPSPKSLPSYLNGVMPPTQSFAPDPKYVSSKALQRQNSEGSSNRVPCILPIIENGKKASSTHYYLLPERPPYLDKYEKFFREAEERSSNTEVQSWSGNCTATSAPIKLDSKPRMDIGGPLKRKHLSYVVSP